The segment ATTCGATTCGCCGTGTTACCGATGATCGGCGAGCGTGGCGCGGGTATCAATTCGGCCGAATGGCCAGCGCGACGGTCCGCCGCGCTCAATGGATTTCAGGCATCCGCCCGGTCGCGGCACCGGCCTGCGTAGTCGGCGCACAGCGATTCGCGTGCCCGTCCACGCCGCTTGCCGACGACGTCGACAAGCCTTGGGCACCGCTGGGCAGCGCATTGCGCACGCAATCCGTGCTGAATGCCAGCGTGTTCTGAACCATCGGGTAGAGGAGATACAGCGCAAACGCGAGATACCCCGCGTACAGGATTCGAACCATGGTGCGATGGCGTGTGATGAACGATTGGACTCGTCCTGTTTACGGCACCGCGACGAGCACCTTGAGGCATCGCGCAGCGGATTCGGCATCGGGACGCAACGCCGGCTCATGGCACCCGCTTCTCACCGCATCTTCATCGATCCGGACCGAACCGAAAACGCCCGTCGCCGGACCTGCGGCCCACTTCCACGACAACCCGCTCGTCAGCGGCACGCAGCCACGCTCGCTCGAACCTGACGAACTCGCGCTGCTCGGCGATCTCGCCGACATGACCGAATGCGAGATCGCCGCGCTGCATTTCGCCCCCCCGACGCGCTCACGCAACTGACGAACCGGCGCGGCTTCGAGGTTCTCGCCCGTCAGGTGCTGAGCCTGTGCGATCGCCTGGGTCGTCACGCCGTGCTGCTGTTCTTCGACCTGAACGATTTCAAGGCGATCGACGATCGCTTCGGCCATGCCGAAGGCGACCGCGCACTCAACACTTGCCGATACACTGACAGGCACGCTGCGCGATAGCAACGTAATCGCACGGCCCAGCGGCGACGAGTTCGCCGTGCTGCCGAGCGCCACCGATCCGGTCGAACGCGTGACGCAGGCGCCCGCGTTGCGCAATGCAGCCGATGCGAGCGGCTACGCGATCCGGTTCGGCGTCGGCAACGTCGCCTGCGATCCCGCGCGCCATCACGCGGTGGCCGACCTGCTCGCATCGGCCGATCACCGGGTGTACGAGGACAAGCAGCGCGGCAAGACGACCGGCACATAACCGCGGACGAACCGGGCGCGTGTGGATGCCGCCGTGCCGCCGCTCAACCGCGGTTGCGTGACTGCGTCAGCTTCCGCACGGCGGCGCGCTGGCCATTGCCTCCGCGATCTGCTCGGGCGTCAGGTCGCGCTGATGCGTCGCGAGCGACCAGCGATGCCCGAACGGATCCTCGACCTGCCCATAACGATCGCCCCAGAACATGTCGGCGGCCGGTATCGTGACCGTCGCGCCGGCCTCGACAGCCTTCGCGATCGCCGCATCGGTGTCCGGCACGTACAGGTGCAGGCAGACGGCAGTGCCTTTCAGCGCCTTCGGCCCGAGCGCGCCGTGCTCTGGCATTTCATCCACCAGCATCAGTGTCGAATCGCCAATCACGAGGCACGCGTGCGCGAGCCTGCCGTCGGGCATTGCGAGGCGAAACTGTTCGCTCGCATTGAATGCGCGCTTGTAGAAGTCGATGGCTGCGGCTGCGCCGGCGCAGATCAGGTGCGGCGTCAGCGTGCGCATCCCTTCCGGGATCGGTTTGACGGACGTGGACATGGGTGTCGCTCCTTCAGTCGGTTGTCGTATCGGAAATCGGGACGGACGCGCGATGCGCACGCCCCCGATGCTACGACGGACGAACCCGACGGAAATCGACACGGCGTCCGGCATTTTTTTGTTTCCTTGAGTGCCGGATCGCTCGGGGCATGCTCATCGGGCGCCATCAGCCCGTTCGGTCGGCCCGGTCGTCCTGCCCGCCGAACTGCCGGCGGCATGCTTCCAGCAAACCGGCCACCGCGTCGAGCGGGAGATCGGCAAACCGGGCGATCGGCAGCATCACGCCGCCCGGCACCTTGGTGCGCGACGAATGCGCCGAGAATTGGTAGCCGATGTAACGATTTCCGGCAACGCTGATAATCCGGAACTCGGTGACGTCGCGCCATTGCGTGACGGGTTTTTCACGCGCGGAGCCGATCAGCCTGAAACCCGTTTCGTCGACAAGCAGCGCCATCTTGCGTCGCGACGAGACGAAGAAGGCGGCACTCGCCAGCGCCAGCAGCACCGCCAGCGCCGCTATGGGCCAGAGCGTCGGGGCGGCCGCATAACCGCCCAGGCTCGCCGCGGCCAGCACCGCGCAGACGATTGCCCTTCTTTTCAGGCTCCGGCTGTCGACCGCCAGCGTGACCGGCAACTGGCCGATGACCGTTCCCGCGGCGGGATCGACGTGCCAGCCGGAATCGTTTGTTTCGCGTGCCTCGTTCATCGTTCAATCGCCCCGGAAATTGCCGCGCGCATCGACCTCTTGCCGCGCAACACGCGCTGACCATGAGCGGGTTCCAGCACCGGACCCGCTCGCGCCGACGTCGGTCATGTTACCCCTGCCTGCGTTCGTATCCATGAGCGCGACGGCCGACATGAACGCGTGATTCGTCGCGGTCGACGGCCGTTGCCGCCAGTCCATCGGCCGACCCTCGCACATCAGTCGCCATGCCCGTCGCGATAGCCCTGCAGTTGCGCAGTCCGTTCAGCCGTCAACTCCGACACGCACTGCGCCCGATTGACGGGAACCCATTGCGGCGCACCGCCGGCGTCGAGCGCGCGCAGGTCGCACTCGGCGTCACGAAACGTGATCCAGGCGCGCTGCGCCGCGCGCAACGCATCGCGTTCTTCCGGCTGGATGCCTACCGCCGCATTCAGGCGCCGGTAGGCCTCGTTCAACGCCTTGTCGTTCCTGGCCACGTCGCGTTCGGCGCATGCGAGACTCGCACGCGCGGCGTCGAGACCGATCCCGCCCGACGGCTCATTGCAATCGAGCGCCCATGCCGAAACGGGAATCGCTGCGAGCATCATGCTCGCCAGCCACTTGCTTGAAAACAACGCGCTCATCGAATTGTCCGGTGTCCAATCAGTCCAGGTTCATTCAACGGACGGCAATCCATGCCGCCGAAACGTCGACGATACGCGACAACGCATCCGGTTTCACGGCATCGAAGTCTGTGAATTGCACGATGCCGAAAGGTAACGACAGCGAAAACAGTGAAAGCCGCGAGCGCACTGTCTCGTCTATCGGAAAGAGGCGATCGTGCTGCTTCAGGCGATCGGCCTGCTGGCGATCAGCGCGACGACCACATATCGGCGGGCCGTCGGCAATCGGCCCGTCGAGGTCGAGCACCATGACGACGCAGCAAGAACGGACCGGAAGATCGAGATCAGCGATGAGCGGCTTGCCGGCAGGAAATGGCTGAGGTCGAGGATGGTCCGCTTCGACACGCGGTAACAAGCTTTCGTTCGCGCGGAACGGGCTCCGTTCAGTCAGCGTCGGTCAATTGCACACGTTGACGGTACCGTTGGTCGTGCATTGACCGACGGCCCAGTGGCTCTGCCCTGCCAGATGAGGCGCCAGCCCGATGCCGCGGATCGGCGTTGCCGGCGGCGACGCCGGCACGGCTGCCGACGCGGTCTCGGGCGACGGCTGCACAGGCGCCGGCTTGGACGCGCTCTGGCAGGCAGCCAGCGCCAGACAAAGCGCGGATGCCAACGGGGCGATGACAGGTCTGGGCATGGTCTCGTGCGCGTTTGCGTGATTCGCTTTTGCTACCGGCTCGCCACACATCGCGCGGCCCGTCAAACCGTTCGGCGCGATCGGCAATGCAGCAAGGCAGTTGTCCGATAATACTCCTCACGATCGACGTTGCGCGAGCGGCCTCTCGGCCACGTGTCGCAATCAATGCGGCTGCGAACGCTACCGGCAGCGCGTTGCCGACCCGGTCAGCTCTGCGGAAGATCCCGCAACGTGCGCGACTCGCTCGTCGCATCGATGTCGAGCTCGATGCCTTCCGACGTATCGCGGT is part of the Burkholderia pyrrocinia genome and harbors:
- a CDS encoding diguanylate cyclase domain-containing protein, with the protein product MPKATAHSTLADTLTGTLRDSNVIARPSGDEFAVLPSATDPVERVTQAPALRNAADASGYAIRFGVGNVACDPARHHAVADLLASADHRVYEDKQRGKTTGT
- a CDS encoding VOC family protein, with translation MSTSVKPIPEGMRTLTPHLICAGAAAAIDFYKRAFNASEQFRLAMPDGRLAHACLVIGDSTLMLVDEMPEHGALGPKALKGTAVCLHLYVPDTDAAIAKAVEAGATVTIPAADMFWGDRYGQVEDPFGHRWSLATHQRDLTPEQIAEAMASAPPCGS
- a CDS encoding aspartyl-tRNA synthetase: MNEARETNDSGWHVDPAAGTVIGQLPVTLAVDSRSLKRRAIVCAVLAAASLGGYAAAPTLWPIAALAVLLALASAAFFVSSRRKMALLVDETGFRLIGSAREKPVTQWRDVTEFRIISVAGNRYIGYQFSAHSSRTKVPGGVMLPIARFADLPLDAVAGLLEACRRQFGGQDDRADRTG
- a CDS encoding lysozyme inhibitor LprI family protein; translation: MSALFSSKWLASMMLAAIPVSAWALDCNEPSGGIGLDAARASLACAERDVARNDKALNEAYRRLNAAVGIQPEERDALRAAQRAWITFRDAECDLRALDAGGAPQWVPVNRAQCVSELTAERTAQLQGYRDGHGD